The DNA region TCATCACTTTGGCTGGCTTCCACGCATTAAATACTTCCATGTTTGAATTGGCACATGCATACAAACAAAGAGGAATGGCGGGGTTCTCCGAATTACAAGAACGTGAATTTGGACTTCAGGATAAAGGTTTTAGAGCGGTGAAACATCAAAGTTTTGTAGGTACTGGCTACTTTGATTGCGTTCAAAATATAGTTCAACAAGGTAAGGCTTCTACGGTCGCAATGAAAGATAGTACCGAAACAGCACAATTTGCCTAACCTTAAATAAACTAGGGCCTTGTCTTAATGCAAGGCTCTCCTTCTTTTGTAAATCTATTTTTTAAACTCAAAATTATATACTATGGTAGAATTAGGTGTGAAACATAAAAATATTGATTTGAGTAAATATGGTATTAAACCATCCATTGTCAATTGGAATTTGACTACAGAAGATTTAGTAAGTAGGACGCTGGAATTAGGACAAGGTAAACTCAATGATACTGGTGCACTATGTGTCAATACGGGTAAATTTACAGGAAGATCTCCGCGTGATAAATTTATAGTCAAAGATGAAATAACGGAACATTTAGTTGATTGGGGGCAGATAAATAATCCTATATCGCCATTGTTATTTGATAGTTTGTATAATACAGTTTGTTTACATATTAAAGATCAAGAAATTTGGGTGAGAGGTGTAAAAGCTTGCGCGGACGAGCGCTATAAATTAAATATTCTAGTTGTCAATGAAACTCCTTGGGCTAATCTTTTTTGCAAACAATTATTCATACGTCCCGAAGATCAAGCTATCACTAATTTCGATGCGGATTGGCTGATATTACAAGTGCCTTCGTTTTTGGCTGAGCCCAGTATTGATGGAACAAGGAATGAAAATTTTACAATAGTTAATTTCACCAGAAAGATTATTCTAATAGGGGGAAGTGCTTATACTGGTGAAATGAAAAAAGGAATTTTTAGTGTTTTAAATATGTCTCTTCCTCATTACGATAAAGTGCTGCCAATGCACTGCGCCGCGAATGAGGGGACAAATGGAGACGTTGCTTTGTTCTTTGGTCTGAGTGGAACGGGGAAAACGACACTAAGTACAGATCCTGAGCGCTCTCTTATTGGAGATGATGAGCATGGCTGGGCGGAGGGTTCAATATTTAATTTTGAAGGAGGCTGTTATGCAAAATGTATCAATCTCACACAAGAACATGAGCCGCAAATCTATAATGCTATCAAGCACGGTGCATTAGTAGAGAACACTACGTTTTATCAAGATTCCAATCAATTAAATTATTCTGATAGTTCCATTACGGAAAATACTCGAGTTGCCTACCCAATTGATTATTTGGAAAAAATAAAATCACCATCGCATGGCAATGAACCGACCAATATTTTCTTTCTTTCTTGTGACGCATTTGGGGTATTACCTCCCATTGTAAAACTGAATAAAGAACAAGCAATGTATTATTTTTTGAGTGGTTATACTGCAAAAGTGGCTGGTACTGAAGTGGGAATCGCGCATCCTGTTTCTACATTTTCTGCTTGTTTTGGAAACGTATTTTTACCCTTAAATCCAGTCATTTATGCCAATTTATTAGGTGAAAAACTGAGTAAAAATGAGAAAATAAATGTTTGGATGGTAAATACGGGATGGGTTGGAGGGCCTTATGGAGTTGGTAATAGGATTAAACTAGCATATTCTCGCCAGCTAATTAAAAGTGCAATTGATGGAACTATTCATCAAGGTGGCTACAATACACATTCGGTGTTTGGATTTCAAATTCCTCTAAAATGTCCTAATGTTCCTAATGAAGTATTAAATCCTAGAATTCAATGGGATTGCCCAGAAGCCTATGATAATGCGGCGATAGAATTAGCACAGAAATTTGTGAAAAATTTCGAACCTTATAGAAAAGAAGCGAATGCCGATATTATAAATGCCTCTCCTATAACTGTGAGACTGGCAAATGCTTCTTAAAATCTACTCAAACAATTAATATCGATACGAAAAGCAAATAAATTTTTTGTGAATAAATACTATTTAACTTTTTCTTAATTGAACTATTATAGTTTACCTGAATCAAAATTTAAACTACATGCGGAGTAATTAATACTCCGTATTTTATGATAGCTCCTTGAATGTGTTTAGTTTTTCCAAATCCAAAATTGTAGTTTTTCCATCTTCACTCTCATGGAACATGGGAACAAATTTCGCATTAGGAATAATTTCGTCTGTAATATAGGACGTTCTTTTCATTACATTATTGGCGTATACGTCATCAAAACCATTGATCGAAACATAAATTTCTAAGTCTGCCTGTTTCATTTCTTCTGTCGATAAATGTATTAGCGGGCTATTATCGTCAATGGGATGTACAATCGTCCAATTCATTACAAGATTATCAATATGTTTTCTTTCCAGTTCTAATTCGTAAAATTTATAGTTGTTTTTACCATTTTCATGTACCAATAAACTTGCAGTAACTCTTATCGAAACATTCGTTAGCGCATGCTTATTTTTAAAAGATACAATTCGAAACATTAACCCATGTCCTCCACGATATGGTGCGATAACTGCATTATGGCTAAAAGAAATATGTGCTTTAGGTCTGGAAAATCTTCCATACATAACACCTGTTGCAACCGCAAAAGATGCGAATCCTGAAGCAGCTTCTAAGGAAGAGATAATATTGGCTGCATGCCCGACGGGGTTAACTCTCCCATAACCAACCGTAGTAAATGTTTCAGTACTAAAATAAAATACTTCTGCAATTCTACCCCAACAAGATTTTGCAATGATCCCTTGTAAGCTATTCATTCCAAAGAAAAGATAGAGTGACGTGTAAACTATATTTATAGTAAAGTAAAACAGTAAGAGTGTAAAAATAAATTGCCAAGTAGACATACTCAAAAGCCAATTATAAATACTCCAACGTTGCCAAATAGGAACTCCTTGTTTGACTATATTGAAACTACCATCCTTATTGATAAATCTACCTCCAAAATCTTCTACTTTATTACTAAAGCCGGTATCATCATTGGTTTTGAGTCTGTGTTTGTGATTGAGAAAGGAAGGCATAGATGGTTTTTGAAATAATTTTAGAATACAAAAGTAGCTGTTTTATACAAACAAAAAACCTCGCTATATTATATAGCGAGGTTTTCAATATTTGAGATTCGGAAGATATTAATCTTCGTCTTCGTCTTTTACTTTTCCTTTGTTTTTCGCCATTACTTCTTCAGCAATATTATTAGGAGCTGGAGTGTAATGAGAGAATTCCATTGTAGAAGATGCACGACCAGAAGATAAAGAACGTAATTGAGTTACATATCCAAACATTTCACTCAATGGAACTTTAGCTTTGATAACTTGTGCATTGTTACGGCTATCCATACCTTCCATCATACCACGACGACGGTTCAAGTCACCTGTAACATCTCCCATGTATTGATCAGGAGTAGTTACTTCTACTTTCATGATTGGTTCCAACAATGTAGGTTTAGCTTTTGCACCAGCGTGGCGGAAACCAGCTTTTGCTGCTAATTCGAAAGACATTGCGTCAGAGTCAACAGGGTGGAAGCTACCGTCAAATACACGGATTTTCATGTTTTCAACAGGGAAACCAGCTAATACACCAGTACTCATTGCTGTTTCGAAACCTTTGCTTATTGCAGGGACAAATTCACGAGGGATAGATCCACCAAATAAATCATTTACGAATTGGAAAGATTTACCTTCATTTTCTTTCATCCATTCAGCATCTGCAGGTCCGATTTCAAATTGGATATCCGCAAATTTACCACGACCACCAGTTTGTTTTTTCAACGTTTCACGGTGAGAAATAGTATTACCGAATGCTTCTTTATAGGCAACCTGTGGTGCACCTTGGTTTACTTCAACTTTGAATTCGCGTTTCATACGATCCAAAATGATTTCCAAGTGCAATTCACCCATACCACGAAGGATGGTTTGACCAGTTGCTTCGTCTGTATTTACACGTAAAGTAGGATCTTCTTCAACTAATTTGGAAATAGCCATACCCATTTTATCTACGTCATTTTGAGTTTTAGGCTCAATTGCGATCGCGATAACTGGTTCTGGGATGAACATGTTTTCCAATACGATTGGGAATTTTTCATCACAAAGTGTATCACCAGTTTTGATTTCTTTGAAACCAACAGCGGCTCCGATATCACCAGCTTCGATAAATTCAACAGGATTTTGTTTGTTCGCGAACATCTTCATGATACGGCTGATACGTTCATTTTTGCCACTACGCATATTTTTAACGTAAGAACCCGCATCTAAATGTCCAGAATAACAACGGAAGAATGCCAAACGACCAACGAATGGATCAGTCATGATTTTGAATGCTAAAGCAGAGAATGGCGCTTTTGCATCTGGAGCACGACGCTCTTCTTTATCTGTATCTGGATTAACACCGATAGTATCACCTACATCTACTGGAGAAGGTAAGTAACGACATACCGCGTCTAATGCAGTTTGTACACCTTTATTTTTGAAAGAAGAACCACACATCATTGGGATGATGCTTAAGTCGATCGCTGCCTTACGGATAGCTTCGTGCATTTCATCTTCTGTAATAGAATTAGGATCTTCAAAGAATTTTTCCATCAAAGTTTCGTCGTATTCAGCTACGGCTTCAACTAATTTAGCTCTCCATTCTTCTACTTCCTCTACCATATCTTCAGGTACAGGGATCTCTGTATAGGTCATACCTTCAGTAGAATCATCCCAGATGATACCTACATTTTTAATCAAGTCAACGACACCTTTGAAGTTGTCTTCTGCACCGATTGGTAATTGTAATGGAACTGCATTGGCACCTAACATGTCATGCAATTGTTTTACAACCATCAAGAAATCAGCACCTTGACGGTCCATTTTATTTACGAAACCGATACGAGGTACACGGTAACGGTTTGCTTGACGCCATACAGTTTCAGATTGTGGTTCTACACCATCAACAGCTGAGAACAAGGCAATCAAACCATCCAATACACGCATAGAACGTTCTACTTCTACAGTAAAGTCTACGTGACCTGGAGTATCGATAATATTAAAAGCGTAATCTTTAGTATCTGATGTTTTTTGACCTTGTACTGTTGGGAAAGGCCATTTACAGCTAACCGCTGCAGATGTAATGGTAATACCTCTTTCTTTCTCTTGAGCCATCCAGTCGGTTGTAGCACCACCGTCGTGTACTTCACCGATTTTGTGAATCATACCAGTGTAGCGCAAGATACGCTCGGTAGTAGTGGTTTTACCGGCATCGATGTGTGCGGCAATACCAAAGTTGCGTTGTAATTTCAAGTCCGCCATAAAACGAAAAATATTTATTTTTTACATGAAAGTGGAAAACAATCCCAATTTCGGGCGCAAAAGTAAATAAAAATTGTGTTAATTCGATATTTTTATTTATAAAGCATCTATGAATTCTTTCTATAAATAGTAAAATGTGGATAAATGAAAATATAAATTATTTATACAAACTGAATAATTTTCTATTTGCTTGAAAATCAATCTGCTGAAAAATAAAATAAATAAATTATAAATTTTTATTTTTTTACGAAAAAAATTAGGATTGAAATTGTCAATCTTGTTTGATAGCTTCAATATCTAAATTAGCATTTGGAATATTGACCAATGCTTTGATGATTTTGCCATCTATTGTATCCGATTCATCTCTTTTAAATATGACAGTGCCTCCATAAGATTGCACTTCGAATGTATCTTTTGCAGTATTGACAACCTCAATGGCTCCTATAGGAGAAACAATTTCAAGTGTAGAATCGTTTTTGGCACTTACTTCTGAGATGATCACTTTGCCATTTTGGTCAAATTTGTATTTACCGCAATATTCACTCATGTTGTTTTTAATTGAGATAAAGGATAGTGAAAGGACGAGAATAACGATACTTAAGAAGGATTTTAGAATTTTCATAAAATTGGTTTATTGGTTTTTGCAATGACATACTTGACCAAAATTAAATCACTTAGTATAGTAAATGGGTGACTCAATTTTAATTAATGTATTCTTAATCTTTCATTTTTCAGATTATAATACCTATTCATCAATATCAAATGAAAGAATGAAAATATCTATTTTAATTATTTATCCTTTCCCAATTTTAGAGGATTAAAAGTTGAGTCATTTTTAGTTTTTGCTTTTTCTAATATAGAATCTATTGTATTATGTGTTTGTGTCGTGGGGAAGGTCATGCGGTTATTTTCATAACTGTTGGTACTTTGATTGTTTTGAACCATCCAATAAATAACTCTAATAAGAATAAAACCACCAAAAAGCCAAAATCTGATTGAACGATCAGAAAAAATAGCAGGTTTGTTTTCCTGTCTGTAATGTTTTTTTATGATTTCATTATTTTTTTTAATGAGCTCTTCTTGAGTAGGGGAAACATTTAAAGTCGTAAGCATTTTACTAATAGCGAATGCTTTTTTTATATTCGGAAATTGTAATTCAACTATCAAGTGAGTCAAGCCATGGCTTATTTCTTCTCGATATTCGATCAAGAATTCGGGAAGTGTATTGAAAAAAGTTGCCCAATTTTGGTCTTTGTTAGTCCAAATGTCGATGATTTCTAATTTGGATAAATAGTTATCTCTACTAATATTTCGAAATTGAAAAAAGGATTTTTCACAAAAAAAAGTAAAGCTTTGAAAAGCGTCAAACAAGTCCTCTTTTTCCATAAATTTCTGAACTGAAAGCCAAGTGGTAGCATCTTTAAAATTACCATTTGATAACAAAATCTTCATAGTCTTATCAAATGGAATAATCATATATGGCGATATAAATCGGACAAAATCAAATGTAACCTGAACGTTATGTAAGGATTGAAATGTAGAAAAATCTATTCTTCCTTTTTCGATCAATTGTAATAATGCAGGCTCCTGCCAAATTTTTTCATGAAAATCTAATCTCTGCAAAAAATTAGGTTGTTCTATTTCTGTTAAAATATCTTGTTTGTTGTAGGAAAAATCTTCAATAGTTACAATTCCTATTGATTCTAATGCAAATTCGGCTTGAATTCTTTTCTTTAAAATAGCGGGTTGTGACAACTCCTCTATAGGAATTTCACAATGATTAAAAAATCGAATAGGGGAGATGTACTGCATAAATCTAATAAATTGCGAATAAATCGATGGATTTGGGTTTGCTAATTGCTGTGCTGATCATTCCTGTTTGATATCGTAAATCAAGGGAAATAGTATCAGCTTTGGATTGTAAACTATTGTCTTTAGTTTTAAAAGTATAGAATGGATGTAACCCATAAATTTTTGGGTAACTATCGGACTGGTTATTTCCATATTTATGCGTTAGTTCTTTATAATTTTTTACAACTATAAATATATCGTATATTCTATTATCCAGCGTAAAAGTTTGACTTTTGTTAGCAGGTAGGGGAATTATATTATCTGAATTTCCCTTGTAGATATAGAAATTAAAGGATGTTTTGTTGTGTATATTTACGACTGTTTTTTGATTTTTTATACCTGAAAAATTATAGTAAGCAGGATCAAAACTATCAAATAGAATGGAATCTTTTTGATAATAATAGACTGTTTTTTGCGGACTAAAGGACTGTGAAAATAGACTGTTTTTTTCTCTAAATTTTTCAAATGAAGCATTGGTAATCTTGCCTGCTTGCTCTTTTTTATATTGATGATACCAAACATTAATTGTTATCGCAATAAAAATTGACAGAATTAAGCAAAGAAGGAAAATAAAAAAGGCTGTGTATTTATTAACAATTCGTTTCTTTCCTCGAAATTTTATTTCGACAAATCGAGTTTTGGATAAATAAATCTTGTGGTTTTTTAATACCAATTTTTTTAGCCCTTCTTCCAAATTGAGCTGAGTTAATTTGATACTTATACGAGCTGTTAATACTCTATTTGCTTTTTGAATCTCAACGGTTAAATTGATGATTTTACGTGATAGTTCGTCTATCTCAACTGAAAAATAATTAGGAAGCGTATTGAAAAATTGTGGCCAATTTGTATTTGCCCAAACTGTAATATCGGAGATATGTTTTTTATAGTTGTCTTTGCTTATATTTTTGAATAGTTGCATTGATTTGAGAAAAAACATCCTAACACTCTGGTAAGCGTTATCAAACTCCATATCTGAAATATGATCTTGATATTTCAAAAGTACCGTTGCTTGATCAAAATCTTTTTCGTACAAACATTTTCCAAGAATTTTGGCAAAAGAAAAAGTAAAATAAGGTGCAATAAACGCACTAAATGAAGATGAATTGACGCTTATTGAATCAAATAAAGGTATATCTCCCGCCCATATTTGCTTTTCCAAAAAATCAAGTAGAACTTTAGAATTCCAAATTAAAAGATGAAACTTTAAAGCTTGCTGAACATCAGAATCCTCAAATAACGCTACAAAAAATTGTGGACTATAATCCCAATTTTCTATAGAAATAATTCCATTCTCGGAAGAGGAAAGTTCCAATTGCACCATCTTTTTTAATTTGGAAATTTCCATGGTCGGAATTTTTTCCAAATCTATCTGGCAATATTCAAAAAAGCGAATGGGGGAAATGTAATTTTGCATCTATCCTAAACCAGTTCCTTTGAAATTTTCCAAACTAGAGTCCATCGATTTATCCATTTTAATAAGGTGTGTCAAGTTGTAAACATGTTGTCTAAAAGCAAAATATTGCTCCTTATCCATTGCTTCATCTGCTAATTTGAATATTTTTTTAGCGCCACTATAATTGGTGTAATAATCTTCGGGATAACCTTTTAGTTGACTATATTTCCCGATTAAAAAACTTGTAGTATTATATAACGCATCCCAGCCCAATTCATTCATTTTACGAGTTGCATTGGTCAGTACGGAAGCGTTTCTAGACTTTAATAGTTGATCTTCATTACGGACTAAATTGTGAAATCTTTCCTTTAATTTTTCTTTTTCGAAATCTACTTGTACGATTTGCTCTTCAAAGAAATCTTTTGCTTCCAAATACTCATTACGCAAATTTTCTAAACGTTCATTTCCTCCTAATTTGTCAAATTCGCTTGCCACTTTTTGGATGGTGTCTGCGAGAATATACTTTTTATCGCTTTTATCATTTTCCCGAATGCGAACAATATCGTTTTTGATATTTCCAAGCTCTTTTCTTAGTTCTGTTGCTTGTATGCTAAGCACTTCATTAGCTTGATATTGAAAGGATTTAATAGATTCTCTAATGTCTTTTTCCAAATCAAAAAATTGCTCTTTTAATCGAGAAATATTAATATGTTTTTCGGATATAGAAAATACGTTTTTAAATTCCTGATCGGTCATGACTAAATAAATACTGCAATGTAATTGACGACTTTCATCCATCATTAGATTTACCTCAATATCCGAACCTTTCAATAGGTCTGCATTCAAATCTTTACCCGTAATTTCAATCTGGCCAATGGGCAAATTAGAAACAGGTTTAGCAAAACGATCTCCTTCTAATATATTGATAATGATACTTTCACTAGAGCCTTTTTGAATCGTACGAGAGACTTCTCTGTACAATGTTTTCTTTTGCGGAAGCAAACTATTTTTTTCAAATATGGGTTCGAGTTTGGTCGTTTTATTTTCTGCATCATCCACTTCGATACACACATCTTTCGGGATGGGTTGCCCTTGAATATTGTATTGCCCTTGCGTAATTGCAAACTCTTGTTTGAGACTATTTACCTCATTATAGTTCTCATCAAGCACTATAAAACTAAATTGATTATTGAGATTTTTTATAAGCGGAAAAAATGCGGTGAATTTGGATTTTAGTGGGGCAATTCCAGAGTCAAAACCACCATCTTTTCGGATAATTCTATAGTAAAAATTATCATATTCGCCTATCACTTTTGCAAGTAAAATTTCTTCGTCCTCACGACTAGTTTTGGTATAAGATAAGATAATTTCAATATTACTTTTTTCTTCATCCTCCATATTTACCAGCAAATCATCTATCGTTGTAGTCGATAGTTCTTGTGCTGTATTATTGGAAGGTTGATATGACTTATTTGCTGCATAGAAGGCTGCACCTTCTGCAACTGCTGTAGTTGGATCGACATCTGTATTTACCTTAATACCCAATTGAGACGACAATGATTCCCTTACAAATGGAATATAAGTACTACCTCCGACTAAAATTAATTGATTGATTTGTGCTATATCCAAATGATTTCGATCCAATATTTGACGAATCATTTTTATAGTTGCTTCAATATTCGGTGCAATGATGTCGTTGAATTGATTCCTTCTTATTGGGATGATAGATTCAATCTCTTCGCCATTGTATTCGAAACTACATTCTACTTCGGTTTCTTCGTATGAGGATAAATCCTTTTTGGCTTCTTCTGCTTTGTGTAAAAGTATATAGTATAGTTTTTCTAATGGGCTATTAGGATCTGTTAATTGTGTAAGGAAATCTTCATTTCCGATTTGATTTCCGATATAAGGTGCAATGATTTTTTCTACAATTGCCGTATCAAAATCCACGCCACCCAAGAAATTATTACCCTCGTGATCTGTTACACTCATGTCGCCTTCTTTGATCGAAACAAGTGCTGCGTCAAAAGTACCTCCGCCCAAGTCATACACCAACCAATAACCCGAATTATCCTCCTGTGTTGAATGGTTGAAATAAGCTAAACTCGCGGCAATTGGCTCTTGCAAAAGAAAAACTGTCTGGAATCCTGCCTCTTGTCCTGCTTTTTGCGTAGCATTACTTTGCATGGAATCAAATGACGCAGGTATAGTGATTACTGTCGCTTCGGGATTTTCTCCATTATGGATGAAATTTTTGAGTTCTTTTAAGACTAGAGAAGATAATTCAATTGGCGTAATATTTTCATCACGATTGACTACGTAATATTTATCATCCGTGCCCATTTTGCGTTTAAATCCGCCAAAAACATTCAACGGATCTTTGCTGATATATTCGCGTGCTTTATCGCCTATGAGCGTTTTATCCTTTCTAAAAGCCACAACGGACGCCAATGTTTCCTTGTGCCCGATGGGATTTTTAAATATAGTTACACTTCCATTGTCATATTTGGCAATGAGTGAATTTGTTGTTCCAAGATCAATTCCAAAATTTACAGGTTTCATTCAATTTCTATTTTAAATAGACTCAACTATAACAATTCCTTTCTGAACGAGTAAAGGATTGGAAGATTCTAATTTGTAAATAATAGGTTTTACGACTTTAGTGATCATCATGTGTCGGCCTTCTTTGCCCACAATACTCGCTTCCACATCTGTTCTTGCGTCGGTGTATTTTTCATTAATTGGATTTTTGGAAATAAAACCAATCTCTTCAATGATCGATTTCATACGATTTAGATTACGCTCAATTTTAGAAAATATAGGTTCTTGTTCGAGTTTCTGTTCTAATTCGAATATTTGATTCAAAAGATTTTTTTCCTGATCCATGGATGTTTATTTACGGTAAAAATAAGGATTTATATCTTTTGAAAGGTGGTGTATACGTCTATATGAATGGCTTTAATATTACTTTAATAGTCCTAAATATAAAAATGCAGCTCTTTATTGGGTTGTCAGAGCGGCATTTTTAAAAAGGAAATTAAACGGACTTATTTATTCATGATCTGATCCATATATGATTTATTGTCCCAGAATAGATATTCTTCACTCATCACACCATCTTTGTTCCACACGCCAATAGTTGCCATTGGAAGACGGAATTTTTTGCCTGTAGGTTGGATAAATTTGCCATCACCGATAGGCATTGGTTTGGTAAATGTACCTTCCATATATCCCATCACTGCAGTAATATTACCGTTTCCTAGACGGTATGGATGTTCCTTGATACGCGTATCTGGCGCATATACAAACATCGCGTCTAAGGTTTTGATATGTTGTTCGATACCTTTTTCCGTATGACCATCAGGGAAATGAACTAAAATATTTTTTGCATGGCTTTCGTGTAATCTTGTCCAATCTCTGTTACTAAATACAGTGAAGTCAAGCGTATCAAAAGTTTTTAAGTTTTCTGCGATGATTGCATTGGTCGCTGTGATCGCTTTTAATTCTTTAACCATTTCAGTTTTAGAGGGTTCTTTTTGTGCTTGAGCGTTGGTATTTAAAGCGGCGATAAAAGATGCAATAGCTAATCCTTTGAATACTAATTTTTTCATTTTTTCAATATTTAATGTTTGAATTTGATACTGCAAAGTTTGGATAAATAACAATATTTGTTGTAACATATATATGAAAAAATGTTGTCATTTTCGGAAATTCTATCAGAACAGATTGATTTTTCCTAGAATCTAAATTATAACAAGCGATTGTGTGCGTATGTATATAAAAATAACAATTGTTCGCTTTTATTGCAATTAAATATACCCTATATTCGTAGAGCTTTTTTTGTCATTAATTACATTCTTAATAAACATATTTTAAGAAACATGAATTTTAATACGGAGCGTTATGCACAGATGCAGTATCGAAAATGTGGAAATAGCGGTTTGAAACTGCCTGCGATTTCTTTAGGCTTGTGGCACAATTTCGGAGATGTTGATGTGTATGATGTATTTAGAGAAACATTGATAACTGCATTTGATAACGGTATTACGCATTTTGACTTAGCTAATAATTACGGACCGCCTCCAGGATCTGCAGAAAATAATTTTGGTAAAATTTTACATAAAGACTTTGTCGATCATAGAGATGAGTTGATTATTTCTACGAAGGCTGGATATACGATGTGGCCTGGACCTTACGGAGATTGGGGAAGTAAAAAGTATCTAGTTGCCAGTTTGGATCAGAGTTTAAAAAGAATGGGCTTAGACTATGTCGATATTTTTTATCACCATCGTCCCGATCCAAATACACCAATAGAAGAGACGATGACGGTATTAGATTTAATCGTACGTCAAGGAAAAGCATTGTACGTAGGATTGTCCAATTATGGACCATTAGAAGCGGCTGTTGCATTTGAATATTTGAAAAAATTAGGTACGCCTTGTGTGATCCATCAACCGAAATATTCCATGTTTGTACGAAAACCCGAAGATGGATTGCTAAATGTATTGCAAGAGTTTGGTGTGGGATGCATTGCATTTTCTCCATTGGCTCAAGGCTTATTAACCAATAAATATTTGAATGGAATTCCGTCAGATTCTCGTGCTGCTAAAGGGATATTTTTAAAAGAAGAGAATATTACACAGGATATTTTGGATAAAATTAAAATGCTAAATAATATAGCTGAAAATAGAAATCAAACACTAGCTCAAATGTCTATCGCTTGGTTATTAAAAGATGAAAGAGTTACATCTATATTGGTTGGTGCAAGGAATAAAATGCAACTTTTGGATTCTCTTCATAGTTTGATACATTTAGAATTTGATAAAGAGGAGTTAGAAGCTATTGAAACTATTTTGAGTAAATAGATGTAATAATATTCTTTATTATGGTATTTAAAACGTCAATGAGTAAATCTGTAAAAATTATCACTATTTCAATAAGTATAGTTTTTATATTGCAAATTGGTTATAGTATCTTT from Rhizosphaericola mali includes:
- the pckA gene encoding phosphoenolpyruvate carboxykinase (ATP), coding for MVELGVKHKNIDLSKYGIKPSIVNWNLTTEDLVSRTLELGQGKLNDTGALCVNTGKFTGRSPRDKFIVKDEITEHLVDWGQINNPISPLLFDSLYNTVCLHIKDQEIWVRGVKACADERYKLNILVVNETPWANLFCKQLFIRPEDQAITNFDADWLILQVPSFLAEPSIDGTRNENFTIVNFTRKIILIGGSAYTGEMKKGIFSVLNMSLPHYDKVLPMHCAANEGTNGDVALFFGLSGTGKTTLSTDPERSLIGDDEHGWAEGSIFNFEGGCYAKCINLTQEHEPQIYNAIKHGALVENTTFYQDSNQLNYSDSSITENTRVAYPIDYLEKIKSPSHGNEPTNIFFLSCDAFGVLPPIVKLNKEQAMYYFLSGYTAKVAGTEVGIAHPVSTFSACFGNVFLPLNPVIYANLLGEKLSKNEKINVWMVNTGWVGGPYGVGNRIKLAYSRQLIKSAIDGTIHQGGYNTHSVFGFQIPLKCPNVPNEVLNPRIQWDCPEAYDNAAIELAQKFVKNFEPYRKEANADIINASPITVRLANAS
- a CDS encoding ion channel, with amino-acid sequence MPSFLNHKHRLKTNDDTGFSNKVEDFGGRFINKDGSFNIVKQGVPIWQRWSIYNWLLSMSTWQFIFTLLLFYFTINIVYTSLYLFFGMNSLQGIIAKSCWGRIAEVFYFSTETFTTVGYGRVNPVGHAANIISSLEAASGFASFAVATGVMYGRFSRPKAHISFSHNAVIAPYRGGHGLMFRIVSFKNKHALTNVSIRVTASLLVHENGKNNYKFYELELERKHIDNLVMNWTIVHPIDDNSPLIHLSTEEMKQADLEIYVSINGFDDVYANNVMKRTSYITDEIIPNAKFVPMFHESEDGKTTILDLEKLNTFKELS
- the fusA gene encoding elongation factor G, with protein sequence MADLKLQRNFGIAAHIDAGKTTTTERILRYTGMIHKIGEVHDGGATTDWMAQEKERGITITSAAVSCKWPFPTVQGQKTSDTKDYAFNIIDTPGHVDFTVEVERSMRVLDGLIALFSAVDGVEPQSETVWRQANRYRVPRIGFVNKMDRQGADFLMVVKQLHDMLGANAVPLQLPIGAEDNFKGVVDLIKNVGIIWDDSTEGMTYTEIPVPEDMVEEVEEWRAKLVEAVAEYDETLMEKFFEDPNSITEDEMHEAIRKAAIDLSIIPMMCGSSFKNKGVQTALDAVCRYLPSPVDVGDTIGVNPDTDKEERRAPDAKAPFSALAFKIMTDPFVGRLAFFRCYSGHLDAGSYVKNMRSGKNERISRIMKMFANKQNPVEFIEAGDIGAAVGFKEIKTGDTLCDEKFPIVLENMFIPEPVIAIAIEPKTQNDVDKMGMAISKLVEEDPTLRVNTDEATGQTILRGMGELHLEIILDRMKREFKVEVNQGAPQVAYKEAFGNTISHRETLKKQTGGRGKFADIQFEIGPADAEWMKENEGKSFQFVNDLFGGSIPREFVPAISKGFETAMSTGVLAGFPVENMKIRVFDGSFHPVDSDAMSFELAAKAGFRHAGAKAKPTLLEPIMKVEVTTPDQYMGDVTGDLNRRRGMMEGMDSRNNAQVIKAKVPLSEMFGYVTQLRSLSSGRASSTMEFSHYTPAPNNIAEEVMAKNKGKVKDEDED
- a CDS encoding Hsp70 family protein — encoded protein: MKPVNFGIDLGTTNSLIAKYDNGSVTIFKNPIGHKETLASVVAFRKDKTLIGDKAREYISKDPLNVFGGFKRKMGTDDKYYVVNRDENITPIELSSLVLKELKNFIHNGENPEATVITIPASFDSMQSNATQKAGQEAGFQTVFLLQEPIAASLAYFNHSTQEDNSGYWLVYDLGGGTFDAALVSIKEGDMSVTDHEGNNFLGGVDFDTAIVEKIIAPYIGNQIGNEDFLTQLTDPNSPLEKLYYILLHKAEEAKKDLSSYEETEVECSFEYNGEEIESIIPIRRNQFNDIIAPNIEATIKMIRQILDRNHLDIAQINQLILVGGSTYIPFVRESLSSQLGIKVNTDVDPTTAVAEGAAFYAANKSYQPSNNTAQELSTTTIDDLLVNMEDEEKSNIEIILSYTKTSREDEEILLAKVIGEYDNFYYRIIRKDGGFDSGIAPLKSKFTAFFPLIKNLNNQFSFIVLDENYNEVNSLKQEFAITQGQYNIQGQPIPKDVCIEVDDAENKTTKLEPIFEKNSLLPQKKTLYREVSRTIQKGSSESIIINILEGDRFAKPVSNLPIGQIEITGKDLNADLLKGSDIEVNLMMDESRQLHCSIYLVMTDQEFKNVFSISEKHINISRLKEQFFDLEKDIRESIKSFQYQANEVLSIQATELRKELGNIKNDIVRIRENDKSDKKYILADTIQKVASEFDKLGGNERLENLRNEYLEAKDFFEEQIVQVDFEKEKLKERFHNLVRNEDQLLKSRNASVLTNATRKMNELGWDALYNTTSFLIGKYSQLKGYPEDYYTNYSGAKKIFKLADEAMDKEQYFAFRQHVYNLTHLIKMDKSMDSSLENFKGTGLG